A genomic window from Methanovulcanius yangii includes:
- a CDS encoding sugar phosphate nucleotidyltransferase has protein sequence MMQAVILAGGEGSRMRPLTKNRPKAMIPVGGKPILGHVIDSVVAAGIRDIVVVVGYKKEQVIRYLDTFDLDITVVIQKRQLGVMDALSCALDVIRDDFVVLPGDNYIDAASIRKVAGEPRSLLVTHHPEPSNFGVVTVADEMVRKIEEKPGHPESSLVSTGVFHLDPAVYPYLGGGELPDAVNAAIADGFSFRSVWADAWDDAVFPWHLLRLNEKILSSLEGSTGGTVARDVVIAGSVRIGKNSRIHPGVVITGPVVIGDNCDIGPHVVIDGGTSIGSGVRIAPYSHLGTSLVMDDVHVGPYSSLHRAVIGEGVDLQSHTAIHPTKSIVDMGEGLIRAKFGAVIGDRSSSAPFTHYAGAIVGSDVRIGTGQKIEGTIPDGTLVR, from the coding sequence ATGATGCAGGCAGTCATTCTTGCCGGAGGAGAAGGGTCGCGGATGCGGCCTCTCACGAAGAACCGGCCCAAGGCAATGATCCCCGTGGGGGGAAAACCGATCCTCGGACATGTCATCGATTCGGTCGTCGCGGCCGGAATTCGAGATATCGTCGTGGTGGTGGGATATAAAAAAGAACAGGTGATCCGGTATCTCGATACCTTCGACCTGGATATCACCGTGGTCATCCAGAAACGACAGTTGGGAGTGATGGATGCCCTCTCGTGTGCCCTGGATGTAATCCGTGATGATTTTGTTGTGCTTCCGGGGGACAATTACATCGATGCCGCCTCAATCCGCAAGGTCGCCGGTGAGCCGCGTTCACTTCTTGTCACCCACCACCCGGAACCATCGAACTTCGGGGTGGTGACTGTCGCGGATGAGATGGTACGTAAAATCGAGGAGAAACCGGGTCATCCGGAGAGTTCCCTTGTGAGTACCGGTGTATTCCACCTTGACCCGGCGGTCTATCCCTATCTTGGGGGCGGGGAACTTCCTGACGCGGTAAATGCTGCCATTGCGGATGGTTTCTCCTTCCGTTCCGTGTGGGCGGATGCGTGGGACGATGCCGTGTTCCCCTGGCACCTGCTCAGGCTGAATGAGAAGATCCTCTCCTCTCTTGAAGGCTCCACCGGGGGAACCGTCGCCCGCGATGTGGTGATCGCAGGGTCGGTGCGAATTGGGAAGAACAGCCGAATCCATCCGGGTGTCGTCATCACGGGGCCGGTGGTCATCGGGGACAACTGTGATATCGGTCCTCATGTTGTCATCGATGGGGGCACGTCCATCGGGTCCGGCGTGCGAATTGCGCCGTATTCGCATCTGGGGACATCCCTCGTGATGGACGATGTTCACGTGGGCCCGTATTCATCCCTTCACAGGGCAGTCATTGGCGAAGGCGTGGATCTCCAGTCCCATACCGCCATCCACCCCACGAAGAGCATCGTCGATATGGGGGAGGGGCTCATCCGCGCAAAGTTTGGGGCGGTCATCGGTGACCGTTCCTCATCGGCACCATTCACCCATTACGCCGGGGCTATCGTGGGAAGCGATGTCCGTATCGGAACCGGACAGAAGATCGAGGGGACGATCCCCGACGGAACTCTGGTGAGATAG
- the glmU gene encoding bifunctional sugar-1-phosphate nucleotidylyltransferase/acetyltransferase, with product MQCVLLAAGMGKRMWPLTATRPKVMIPIANRPMLAHLVSAAAGAGFDDIVCVVGYREEAVRSYFGKGERCGVKISYVVQRSQRGTGDALLSAEHLLEDEFVLLNGDMLLSEEDLRRISGTGGVCMGLAEVEDPKEYGVVEVEADRITGLYEKTPNPPTNLINAGAYRLDARIFGYLRTCPVSERGEVELTDALQEYIRSGELQAMLLSSWMDIGQPWNVLDANALCMDHMETKVSGTVEENVILHGPVVVKEGAVVKSGTYIEGPCIIGENCRIGPHAYIRGSTAIGANCHIGHSVEVKNSVIFPNTNIPHFNYVGDSVIGSGCNLGAGTKVANLRHDNRSVRVGSQDTKRRKFGAVIGDDVLFGINCSVNVGAAIGRGARIGPHSYVSGIVGEDAIIR from the coding sequence ATGCAATGCGTGCTTCTTGCGGCAGGTATGGGGAAGCGGATGTGGCCGCTGACCGCGACCCGTCCCAAGGTGATGATTCCCATCGCAAACCGACCGATGCTCGCCCATCTTGTGAGCGCTGCCGCCGGTGCCGGCTTCGATGACATCGTGTGCGTCGTCGGGTACCGTGAAGAAGCCGTCCGGAGCTATTTCGGAAAGGGCGAACGCTGTGGTGTGAAGATATCCTATGTCGTCCAGAGGAGCCAGCGGGGGACAGGGGATGCTCTTCTCTCGGCCGAGCACCTGCTGGAGGATGAGTTTGTCCTCCTGAATGGTGACATGCTCCTCTCAGAGGAGGATCTCCGGAGGATCTCCGGGACGGGAGGTGTCTGCATGGGGCTTGCAGAGGTGGAAGATCCGAAGGAGTATGGCGTCGTCGAGGTGGAGGCCGACCGGATCACCGGACTGTACGAGAAGACACCGAATCCACCGACGAACCTGATCAATGCGGGGGCGTACCGCCTTGACGCACGGATTTTCGGGTACCTGCGCACCTGCCCTGTCTCGGAACGGGGCGAGGTCGAACTCACCGATGCGCTCCAGGAGTATATTCGCAGTGGAGAACTGCAGGCGATGCTCCTCTCCTCATGGATGGACATCGGTCAACCGTGGAACGTTCTTGATGCGAATGCCCTCTGCATGGACCATATGGAAACGAAGGTTTCGGGGACGGTGGAGGAGAATGTCATTTTGCATGGGCCGGTCGTGGTGAAAGAGGGCGCCGTCGTGAAATCAGGCACCTATATCGAAGGACCGTGTATCATCGGGGAGAACTGCCGCATCGGGCCGCATGCCTATATCCGGGGCTCGACCGCTATCGGAGCGAACTGCCACATCGGGCACAGTGTCGAGGTGAAAAATTCCGTCATCTTCCCGAACACGAACATCCCCCATTTCAATTATGTGGGCGATAGCGTCATCGGTTCGGGATGCAATCTGGGCGCAGGGACGAAGGTTGCGAACCTCCGGCATGACAACCGGTCAGTGAGGGTGGGTAGTCAGGATACGAAGAGGAGAAAGTTCGGTGCTGTCATCGGCGATGACGTCCTCTTCGGCATCAACTGTTCCGTGAACGTCGGCGCCGCCATTGGCCGGGGTGCGAGAATCGGCCCCCACTCGTATGTCAGCGGCATCGTCGGGGAAGATGCAATTATCAGGTGA
- a CDS encoding phosphopentomutase/phosphoglucosamine mutase has product MGLFGSSGIRREFSSSLVEICLRVGQIMGEGAQTVILGRDARTTGPLLAHAFSAGILGSGGCVWDGGVAPTPTVAYATRDASAGAMITASHNPEPYNGIKLFNPDGSSFFLSQQSEIEERIGSGVYPPVTGRGRNDRRDIVTPHMDAILGKISLPSKSRIVLDCGNGAGSVITPRLFGAAGGKCLAVNANVCGRFARPSEPLEENLHHLPSLIRENSATCGIAHDGDADRMMGFDAKGRYISGDMMLMLFAEWLGAKKVVTTFDASMAIEEVAEVQRTPVGDSFVSERLASWGDFGGEPSGSWIFPDHSLCPDGIYAAGLFAMIASEWDVAEWYDTAPQYPVLRDSVRCVDAPAVMKALGAESPTIGLRREQENGWILIRASGTEPKIRLTVEAQEKADAKKYLEIGHSLLREGITKIRKEQ; this is encoded by the coding sequence ATGGGGTTATTTGGATCATCGGGTATCAGAAGGGAATTTTCGTCGTCGCTCGTTGAGATATGCCTCCGGGTTGGGCAGATTATGGGCGAGGGAGCGCAGACAGTGATACTCGGCCGCGATGCCCGGACGACCGGCCCCCTCCTTGCGCACGCGTTCTCTGCCGGGATCCTTGGTTCCGGGGGATGTGTCTGGGACGGGGGCGTCGCTCCGACCCCGACGGTTGCCTATGCGACCCGGGATGCCTCGGCCGGTGCCATGATCACCGCGTCACACAACCCTGAACCGTACAATGGGATTAAGCTCTTCAATCCGGATGGATCGTCGTTCTTTCTTTCCCAGCAAAGTGAAATTGAGGAGAGGATTGGGTCAGGTGTCTATCCGCCGGTGACAGGTAGGGGTCGGAATGATCGCCGGGATATTGTTACGCCGCATATGGACGCAATCCTCGGGAAAATCTCCCTTCCCTCAAAAAGCAGAATTGTTCTCGACTGCGGGAACGGTGCAGGTAGCGTGATTACGCCCCGGCTTTTCGGTGCAGCCGGGGGGAAATGCCTTGCCGTAAACGCGAATGTCTGCGGGCGGTTTGCCCGCCCGTCCGAACCGCTGGAAGAAAATCTTCACCACCTTCCTTCACTTATTCGGGAGAACAGCGCGACCTGTGGCATCGCCCATGACGGCGATGCCGACCGGATGATGGGCTTTGACGCGAAAGGAAGGTATATCTCCGGGGATATGATGCTGATGCTCTTCGCCGAATGGCTCGGGGCAAAGAAGGTGGTGACGACCTTCGATGCGTCGATGGCGATCGAGGAGGTTGCCGAGGTACAGCGTACCCCTGTTGGGGACTCCTTCGTTTCCGAACGCCTTGCGTCATGGGGCGACTTTGGAGGGGAACCATCTGGGAGCTGGATCTTCCCGGATCATTCCCTCTGCCCGGACGGGATTTATGCGGCTGGACTCTTTGCGATGATCGCTTCGGAGTGGGATGTCGCCGAGTGGTATGATACGGCACCGCAGTATCCCGTTCTGCGGGACTCGGTCCGGTGTGTTGATGCCCCTGCGGTGATGAAAGCGCTTGGGGCGGAGAGCCCGACCATCGGCCTGCGGCGTGAGCAGGAGAATGGGTGGATTCTCATCCGGGCGAGCGGGACGGAACCGAAGATACGGCTTACTGTTGAAGCACAAGAGAAGGCAGATGCGAAAAAATACCTTGAAATCGGCCATTCTCTCCTTCGTGAAGGGATAACAAAGATTAGGAAAGAACAATAA